In a genomic window of Sarcophilus harrisii chromosome 4, mSarHar1.11, whole genome shotgun sequence:
- the ZBTB4 gene encoding zinc finger and BTB domain-containing protein 4, whose amino-acid sequence MPPPAEVTDPSHAPAVLHQLNEQRLRGLFCDVTLIAGDTKFPAHRSVLAASSPFFREALLAQAPSPLPPVTRDPAPNPSASSASASSSSSSSSSSSSSSSSSSSSFSSSSSSSSPPPPSSSPTASHPPRVLELPGVPAAAFSDVLNFIYSARLALPGGGGDGAAMAEIGALGRRLGISRLQGLSENGDAWVPPAPPPPAPPEIDSFATRPSKEWQGSGSEVPTSQTSLPRRSLPCPRCGKNFIHAKRLQTHEAQCRRGTGARGTAGGQGDGGSQEESPETIRNSSASPSTSFRGGPEHVVKVVGGHVLYVCGACERSYVTLSSLKRHSNVHSWRRKYPCRYCEKVFALAEYRTKHEVWHTGERRYQCIFCWETFVTYYNLKTHQRAFHGISPGLLASEKTPNGGYKPKLNTLKLYRLLPMRSAKRPYKTYSQGAPSTPASAPLSPEPTPSAPAVPPILPTTPPPPPVPPPPPTPAPLPSVIAFAHPAPSVIVHGGSSTGSSTTGTTGAQAASVIAYTAPPRPPKKREYHPPPPQPAVAVVTATPSTPATTTPGATAEENKGRNLRAGKTLTYTAKPAGGGGMGPSGGLNWGGDSSQPQPPPPLCQITVRIGEEAIVTRRISETDLHPGEASGLEEGEDSEEEEEEEEEEEEEEEETEAGSEDQLWRPYYSYKPKRKLVGTGGGSSGTSSSSGTSKCRRSRWRRKFERRSWEESRSTESPSGQTSSEWKHQCGDCGKAFSALRKLHKHQEAHGNGGTQGPRAGRKPLTRFACSHCPKVCKTAAALSRHGQRHTGEQPGGTPTPVIAYSKSSGGSGTGSGLGLGDSGVKEEAPQEMQVSSSSGEAGGGGGIGGGGLEAASLQDPVISGGEEPPAVGDGSYPPVQEFPLALVEDKQEVSGRGEKTGAEGLIGEGIEGTAPAKVTFYPESYPLVYGPQLLAAYPYNFGNLAALPVALNMVLPDEKGGGALPFLPGVFSYAVNPRAAPPTPPLPQSMPSPVPPKGDGGGGGIERAQKGDVG is encoded by the exons ATGCCCCCTCCTGCAGAGGTGACAGACCCGTCCCATGCCCCAGCTGTGCTGCACCAACTCAATGAACAGCGTCTCCGTGGCCTCTTCTGTGACGTCACCCTCATTGCTGGAGACACCAAATTCCCTGCTCATCGAAGCGTCCTGGCTGCCTCCAGCCCCTTCTTCAGAGAGGCCTTGCTAGCTCAAGCTCCATCACCACTGCCACCTGTGACAAGGGACCCTGCCCCAAACccttctgcttcttctgcttctgcctcctcttcctcttcctcctcctcttcctcctcctcttcctcttcttcttcttcctcttccttttcctcttcttcttcctcctcctctccacctCCACCATCCTCCTCCCCTACAGCTTCCCACCCACCCCGGGTTCTAGAATTGCCAGGAGTCCCAGCAGCCGCCTTCTCCGACGTCCTCAATTTCATTTACAGTGCCCGACTGGCACTGCCTGGAGGTGGTGGGGACGGGGCAGCTATGGCAGAAATTGGGGCTTTGGGACGGCGCCTAGGGATCTCACGACTTCAGGGACTCAGTGAAAATGGAGATGCTTGGGTTCCTCCTGCTCCACCACCCCCAGCTCCACCTGAGATTGATAGTTTTGCCACTAGGCCTTCAAAGGAGTGGCAGGGAAGTGGAAGTGAAGTCCCTACATCACAGACTTCCCTTCCCCGGCGGTCTCTTCCCTGCCCTCGCTGTGGGAAAAATTTTATCCATGCTAAACGGCTGCAGACACATGAAGCCCAGTGTAGGCGAGGGACAGGGGCTCGGGGCACAGCAGGTGGGCAAGGGGATGGAGGCTCCCAGGAAGAAAGCCCAGAAACAATCCGAAATTCATCTGCTTCCCCCAGCACAAGTTTTCGAGGGGGTCCAGAGCATGTGGTGAAGGTAGTGGGTGGTCATGTGTTATATGTCTGTGGGGCTTGTGAACGCTCCTATGTGACACTCTCAAGTCTGAAGCGGCATAGTAATGTGCACTCATGGAGGAGGAAATATCCCTGCCGCTACTGTGAAAAGGTGTTTGCCCTGGCTGAATATCGGACCAAGCATGAGGTGTGGCACACAGGGGAACGGAG ATACCAGTGCATCTTCTGCTGGGAGACATTTGTCACCTATTACAACTTGAAGACTCACCAGCGAGCTTTCCATGGTATTAGCCCAGGCCTCTTGGCCAGTGAGAAGACCCCCAATGGTGGCTACAAACCCAAGCTGAATACTCTCAAGCTATACCGCCTTCTCCCCATGCGGTCTGCCAAGCGACCCTACAAGACTTATAGCCAAGGAGCACCCTCTACCCCTGCTTCTGCCCCTTTGTCACCAGAACCCACTCCATCTGCACCTGCTGTCCCCCCCATCCTCCCCAcaacacccccacccccacctgtCCCTCCTCCACCTCCCACCCCTGCCCCCCTACCTTCTGTCATTGCCTTTGCTCATCCAGCCCCTTCAGTAATTGTACATGGGGGCAGCAGCACAGGAAGTAGCACGACTGGCACAACTGGAGCTCAGGCTGCCTCAGTGATTGCCTACACAGCTCCGCCCAGGCCTCCTAAGAAACGTGAATACCACCCCCCTCCACCCCAGCCAGCAGTAGCAGTGGTCACAGCAACACCATCCACCCCAGCTACAACCACACCAGGGGCCACTGCAGAAGAGAACAAGGGTAGGAACCTCCGGGCAGGAAAGACTCTGACATACACAGCCAAACCAGCTGGTGGAGGGGGGATGGGACCTTCTGGGGGGCTCAACTGGGGTGGAGACTCTTCCCAACCCCAGCCCCCACCACCACTGTGCCAGATCACAGTTCGAATAGGTGAGGAAGCTATTGTCACTCGAAGAATTTCTGAAACTGACCTCCACCCTGGAGAAGCTAGTGGCCTTGAAGAAGGAGAGGAcagtgaagaggaggaggaggaggaagaagaagaggaagaggaggaagaagagactgAGGCTGGGAGTGAGGACCAACTCTGGCGGCCATACTATTCCTATAAACCTAAACGGAAATTGGTTGGCACTGGTGGGGGGAGTAGTGGGACCAGCAGCAGTAGTGGGACCTCCAAATGTCGCCGCTCTCGATGGAGAAGGAAGTTTGAAAGACGATCCTGGGAGGAGTCCAGATCCACTGAAAGCCCCTCTGGACAGACCAGCAGTGAGTGGAAACATCAGTGTGGTGACTGTGGCAAAGCTTTCTCAGCTCTAAGGAAGCTGCACAAACACCAGGAAGCCCATGGTAATGGGGGCACCCAGGGACCCCGGGCTGGCCGAAAGCCTTTGACCCGTTTTGCCTGTTCCCATTGTCCAAAGGTGTGTAAGACAGCAGCTGCCCTGAGCCGCCATGGGCAGAGGCATACTGGGGAGCAGCCAGGGGGTACCCCTACACCTGTTATTGCCTATTCTAAGAGCAGTGGAGGAAGTGGGACTGGATCAGGACTGGGATTAGGTGACAGTGGGGTGAAGGAAGAGGCCCCTCAGGAAATGCAGGTGTCATCATCCAGTGGGGAGGCTGGTGGAGGAGGGGGAATTGGTGGTGGGGGCCTTGAGGCTGCCTCTCTCCAGGATCCTGTTATTTCAGGAGGAGAAGAACCCCCAGCAGTGGGAGACGGGAGCTATCCTCCAGTGCAAGAGTTCCCCTTGGCCCTGGTTGAAGATAAGCAGGAAGTTTCAGGTCGGGGGGAGAAGACTGGAGCTGAGGGATTGATTGGGGAGGGTATAGAAGGGACTGCACCTGCCAAAGTCACTTTCTACCCTGAATCCTACCCACTGGTATATGGTCCTCAACTCCTTGCTGCCTATCCTTACAACTTTGGTAACCTTGCTGCACTCCCAGTTGCCCTCAACATGGTTCTGCCTGATGAGAAGGGTGGTGGTGCCCTACCCTTCCTACCTGGGGTCTTCAGCTATGCTGTGAATCCTCGGGCAGCACCCCCCACACCCCCTCTTCCTCAGTCGATGCCTTCACCAGTTCCCCCCAAGGGAGATGGGGGTGGAGGAGGAATTGAGAGGGCCCAGAAGGGAGATGTGGGATGA
- the FGF11 gene encoding fibroblast growth factor 11 isoform X1 — MAALASSLIRQKREVRDPGTSRPVSAQRRVCPRGTKSLCQKQILILLSKVRLCGGRRARPDRAPEPQLKGIITKLFCRQGFYLQANPDGSINGTQEDTSSFTQFNLIPVGLRVVTIQSTKLGHYVAMNAEGLLYSSPHFTAECRFKECVFENYYVLYASALYRQSRSGRAWYLGLDKEGHVMKGNRVKKTKAAAHFVPKLLEVAMYREPSLHNVPETSPANDKPPPASLPPET, encoded by the exons ATGGCGGCGCTGGCCAGCAGTCTGATCCGGCAGAAAAGAGAGGTACGAGACCCCGGGACAAGCCGACCGGTGTCAGCCCAACGGCGAGTGTGTCCGAGGGGTACTAAGTCCTTGTGTCAGAAACAGATATTGATTCTGCTCTCCAAGGTCCGTCTGTGTGGGGGGCGACGGGCGCGGCCGGACAGGGCACCGG AACCTCAGCTCAAAGGCATCATCACAAAGCTTTTCTGCCGTCAAGGTTTCTATCTCCAGGCTAATCCAGATGGGAGCATCAATGGGACACAAGAGGATACCAGCTCTTTCa CTCAGTTTAATCTGATCCCTGTGGGTCTCCGAGTCGTCACTATCCAGAGCACCAAGCTGGGACACTATGTAGCCATGAATGCTGAGGGGCTACTCTACAGTTCG CCACACTTTACAGCAGAGTGTCGCTTTAAGGAGTGCGTGTTTGAGAACTATTATGTCCTCTACGCCTCTGCCCTCTACCGCCAGAGTCGTTCAGGCCGAGCCTGGTATTTGGGTTTGGACAAGGAAGGCCATGTCATGAAGGGaaatagagtcaagaagaccaaagCGGCTGCCCATTTTGTGCCTAAGCTCCTCGAAG TGGCCATGTACCGGGAGCCTTCCCTGCACAATGTACCTGAGACGTCTCCTGCAAATGACAAGCCTCCTCCAGCCTCTTTGCCTCCTGAAACATAA
- the CHRNB1 gene encoding acetylcholine receptor subunit beta, which yields MTPGVWLLGTLGFLFLVDGASGTSGEGQLLEKLFSGYDSSVRPARDPGDRVPVSIGLTLAQIISLNEKDEELITKVYVDLVWTDYRLSWNPEEHEGIESLRIASDSVWLPDIVLMNNNDGNFDVSLNIHVLVTSDGSVHWLPPAIYHSSCSIQVTYFPFDWQNCTMVFSSYSYDSSQLKLSPGLGLDGQQRSEIYIHEGNFIENGQWEIIHKSSRLNGPSGEGQRGKEGEHQDVTFYLIIRRKPLFYLVNVIIPCVLITLLAIFVFYLPPDAGEKMTLSIFALLTLTVFLLLLASKVPETSLAVPIIVKYLMFTMILVTFSVILSVIVLNLHHRSPHTHQMPFWVHQIFIHKLPRYLGLKRPKVERTLKPEPPVLELRDAQGSGWGRATDEYFIRKPPGDFSKSNRFQPELSPPDLRRFINGAPSESPKLPPELRDVVTSINYIARQLQDQEDYEDLREDWQYVAMVVDRLFLWTFIIFTSVGTLIIFLDASYHLPPSDPFP from the exons ATGACTCCAGGAGTGTGGTTGCTGGGAACCCTAGGGTTCCTTTTCCTCGTGGACG GGGCAAGCGGCACTTCGGGCGAGGGTCAGCTCCTGGAAAAGCTTTTCTCGGGTTACGATAGCTCTGTGAGGCCCGCCCGGGACCCTGGAGACCGCGTGCCCGTCAGCATCGGCCTAACCCTGGCGCAGATCATCAGCTTG AACGAGAAAGACGAGGAGTTAATCACCAAAGTCTATGTGGACCTG GTATGGACTGATTACAGACTAAGCTGGAATCCTGAAGAACATGAGGGAATAGAGTCATTGAGGATTGCGTCGGATTCCGTGTGGCTTCCAGATATAGTGCTCATGAACAA CAATGATGGAAACTTCGATGTCTCTCTAAACATTCATGTGTTGGTGACTTCAGATGGCTCCGTGCACTGGCTGCCCCCTGCCATTTACCACAGCAGCTGTAGTATCCAG GTCACCTACTTCCCCTTCGACTGGCAGAATTGCACTATGGTCTTCAGTTCTTATAGTTATGACAGCTCTCAGCTCAAACTAAGCCCGGGGCTTGGTCTGGATGGACAGCAGAGGAGCGAGATCTACATTCATGAGGGAAATTTCATCG agAATGGCCAGTGGGAAATAATCCATAAATCTTCAAGACTGAATGGTCCCTCAGGAGAGGggcaaagagggaaggaaggagagcacCAGGATGTCACCTTCTATCTCATCATCCGACGAAAGCCACTCTTTTACCTGGTCAATGTCATAATTCCCTGTGTACTCATCACTCTCCTTGCCATTTTTGTCTTCTACCTACCCCCAGATGCTG GGGAGAAGATGACCCTCTCTATCTTTGCCTTGCTGACCTTGACGGTTTTCCTGCTGCTGCTGGCCAGTAAGGTTCCTGAGACATCGCTGGCTGTTCCTATCATTGTCAAGTACCTCATGTTCACAATGATTCTGGTCACCTTCTCAGTCATACTCAGTGTCATTGTCCTCAACTTGCATCACCGGTCCCCTCACACCCACCAAATGCCCTTCTGGGTTCATCAG ATCTTCATCCACAAACTCCCCCGGTATTTGGGTCTGAAGAGGCCCAAGGTAGAGCGAACATTGAAGCCAGAACCTCCTGTTCTGGAACTCAGGGATGCTCAAGGCAGTGGCTGGGGTCGAGCCACAGATGAATATTTCATCCGGAAGCCTCCAGGGGATTTCTCTAAAAGTAACAG GTTTCAACCTGAGCTCTCGCCTCCCGACCTTCGGCGTTTTATCAACGGGGCTCCAAGTGAGAGTCCAAAGCTGCCCCCGGAACTGCGGGACGTTGTGACCTCCATAAACTACATCGCTCGCCAGTTACAAGACCAAGAAGACTACGAAGAC CTGAGGGAGGATTGGCAATATGTGGCTATGGTGGTGGACCGACTCTTCTTGTGGACTTTCATTATTTTCACCAGCGTGGGGACACTCATTATTTTCCTGGATGCTTCCTACCACCTACCCCCTTCCGACCCTTTTCCCTAA
- the FGF11 gene encoding fibroblast growth factor 11 isoform X2 — protein sequence MAALASSLIRQKREVRDPGTSRPVSAQRRVCPRGTKSLCQKQILILLSKVRLCGGRRARPDRAPEPQLKGIITKLFCRQGFYLQANPDGSINGTQEDTSSFTQFNLIPVGLRVVTIQSTKLGHYVAMNAEGLLYSSSRSGRAWYLGLDKEGHVMKGNRVKKTKAAAHFVPKLLEVAMYREPSLHNVPETSPANDKPPPASLPPET from the exons ATGGCGGCGCTGGCCAGCAGTCTGATCCGGCAGAAAAGAGAGGTACGAGACCCCGGGACAAGCCGACCGGTGTCAGCCCAACGGCGAGTGTGTCCGAGGGGTACTAAGTCCTTGTGTCAGAAACAGATATTGATTCTGCTCTCCAAGGTCCGTCTGTGTGGGGGGCGACGGGCGCGGCCGGACAGGGCACCGG AACCTCAGCTCAAAGGCATCATCACAAAGCTTTTCTGCCGTCAAGGTTTCTATCTCCAGGCTAATCCAGATGGGAGCATCAATGGGACACAAGAGGATACCAGCTCTTTCa CTCAGTTTAATCTGATCCCTGTGGGTCTCCGAGTCGTCACTATCCAGAGCACCAAGCTGGGACACTATGTAGCCATGAATGCTGAGGGGCTACTCTACAGTTCG AGTCGTTCAGGCCGAGCCTGGTATTTGGGTTTGGACAAGGAAGGCCATGTCATGAAGGGaaatagagtcaagaagaccaaagCGGCTGCCCATTTTGTGCCTAAGCTCCTCGAAG TGGCCATGTACCGGGAGCCTTCCCTGCACAATGTACCTGAGACGTCTCCTGCAAATGACAAGCCTCCTCCAGCCTCTTTGCCTCCTGAAACATAA
- the TMEM102 gene encoding transmembrane protein 102 — protein MASAVWGGTPWWGPPPPAPARPVTDLDFCSGAQLQELTQLIQELEVQESWHSGPQPGADLLRAKDFVFSLLSLIHRRDPRVPERTELLLLRGGVREGSLDLGPGSLGPYVRGPHYDAGFTLLIPLLWLDCEGVRPYLELESGSAWLRLQAPVGGASVLEAWHDCLEPSAPAGLGGKGTVKEACPLEKRPRDVTMSETAAAFPPVLEDFDPKSPAEERRGDLRDSEKIDLLKDPHSDVTEQLPGQPVQEPEGRGAQENWPALCPTQVAAWFFSLLSAVAVSLTPDPGSLRLVHASRHAGVTTILLSTPGPPSRLLLFDLVPGVSVAGWPGKTRTYAWMGSVAAGPTAYYLVPGYRAKKQDGLCWRICFARQELALKARIPQPLLQAHAAAQALLRPLVAGAGCAAPYLLRTLLYWACERLPALYLGRPENAGACCLGLLDELSRGLEAGALPHYFLEGQELAVGERATELAGALARLRGDPAGALRTAVEEAKTARKGGGVVGGGSLK, from the exons ATGGCTTCCGCGGTCTGGGGGGGTACCCCCTGGTGGGGTCCGCCACCCCCAGCCCCTGCTCGTCCTGTCACGGACCTAGACTTCTGCTCTGGAGCTCAGCTACAGGAGCTCACTCAACTGATCCAAGAGCTCGAGGTTCAAGAGAGCTGGCACAGCGGGCCACAACCCGGGGCTGACCTCCTCCGGGCTAAGGACTTTGTCTTCTCTCTGCTCA GTCTCATCCACCGCCGGGACCCCCGGGTTCCCGAGCGGACAGAGCTTCTGCTCCTCCGCGGCGGAGTCCGCGAGGGCTCTCTCGACCTGGGGCCCGGATCCCTGGGCCCCTACGTCCGGGGGCCCCACTACGATGCCGGCTTCACGCTCCTGATACCGTTGCTTTGGCTGGACTGCGAAGGAGTGAGGCCCTACCTTGAGCTGGAGTCAGGCAGCGCGTGGCTCCGCCTTCAAGCGCCAGTGGGCGGGGCCTCAGTCCTGGAGGCGTGGCACGACTGCCTAGAGCCCTCCGCCCCGGCGGGGCTGGGCGGGAAGGGGACAGTAAAAGAGGCGTGCCCATTGGAGAAGCGTCCGCGTGACGTCACAATGTCCGAGACTGCGGCGGCGTTCCCGCCGGTGCTGGAAGACTTCGATCCCAAGTCGCCGGCGGAGGAGCGGCGTGGTGACTTGAGGGATTCGGAAAAAATAGACTTATTGAAGGATCCGCACAGTGACGTCACAGAGCAACTCCCTGGACAGCCAGTCCAAGAGCCTGAGGGGCGGGGCGCTCAGGAAAACTGGCCCGCTTTATGCCCCACCCAAGTGGCTGCgtggtttttttctttgctatctgCCGTAGCTGTCTCCTTGACCCCGGACCCCGGTTCCTTGCGCCTGGTCCATGCCTCCCGCCATGCGGGAGTCACTACCATCCTTCTGTCCACGCCGGGCCCTCCCTCTCGGCTCTTACTCTTTGACTTGGTGCCAGGGGTCTCCGTGGCCGGCTGGCCGGGGAAAACCCGGACCTACGCCTGGATGGGTTCCGTGGCCGCTGGCCCTACCGCCTACTACCTTGTGCCGGGCTACAGAGCCAAAAAGCAGGATGGGCTCTGCTGGCGGATTTGCTTTGCCCGCCAGGAGCTGGCGCTCAAGGCCCGTATCCCCCAACCTCTGCTCCAGGCACACGCAGCTGCCCAGGCCTTGCTGCGCCCCCTGGTGGCCGGGGCCGGCTGCGCGGCTCCCTACCTCCTGCGGACTCTGCTCTACTGGGCCTGCGAGAGACTTCCAGCCCTCTATTTGGGGCGGCCGGAGAATGCCGGGGCCTGTTGCCTGGGGCTGCTGGACGAGTTAAGCCGCGGGCTCGAGGCTGGGGCACTGCCCCACTACTTTCTGGAAGGACAGGAACTGGCGGTCGGGGAAAGGGCCACAGAGCTAGCCGGGGCTCTCGCCCGCCTCCGGGGGGACCCTGCGGGGGCTCTCCGAACTGCGGTAGAGGAGGCCAAGACTGCGCGGAAAGGGGGCGGGGTGGTAGGCGGGGGGTCATTAAAATAA